The Rhizobiaceae bacterium genome contains the following window.
TCGGCGAGGATCAGCGCGGTCATCGGCGTCAGTTCGGTCGGCTTCACAACGACGCAATTGTTGGTGGCGACGGCGGGCGCAACCTTGTGCGCCACCATGTTGAGCGGATGGTTGAAGGGGGTGATGGCCGAGATCGCTCCGAGCAGCGGCTCGCGTGTCGTGAAGATCTTGCGCTGCCTGCCATTCGGGGTGATGTCGCAGGAAAAGATTTCGCCGTCGTCATTCAGGCACAACTGGCCGGTGAGAGTGAACACGTCGACGGCGCGACCCACCTCGTAGAGCGAGTCGAGCTTGGAGATGCCAAGCTCGAGGGTCACCAGGTCGGAGATTTCCTCCTTCCGGGAATCGAGCAGTTCGGCGGTCCTGAGCAGAATCTTCTGCCGGTCGTAGCGTGTCAGCTTCGACTTGTAGTTTGCAGCGATCTCGAACGCCTCGCGGGCATGCGCGGCATTGCCCGCCGGAACGGTTCCCACAACGGCATCGGTGTAGGGGTAGCGGATGCCCAGCGTTTCCTCCGCGTCCACCTTCCTGCCCGCGATCCGCATCGGCTCGTGACGAACCGCTATCGCATGTTGCGGCCTGTCCATGGTGCGCACCTCAACTTTGGGCTGCGGCGGTCACCGCATGGAAAAAGGCATCGAAATTGCGCAGGACCGGCGCGTCGGGCATGTCCGGCACCACGCGGTTGACGATGAACGGCACGGCCTGTTCCGTCAGTCCGCCATGCGAGCGCAGCGGTTCGTCGAGCGCCGCCAGATCGTGCCGGTTCTCCGAAGTGCCGATTGTCTTGTTCTCGCCGGAAATCATGATGACGTCGCCGACGCGGTCCGGTGGCAATTCGAAGCGCGCGCATCCTTCCTCGCGGCTGAGAACAAGCGTGATGCCTTCCACCTTGCGCAGCCTGTCAATGACGGCCTGCCGGTCGGCGTGCTGCGGGAGATAGGCCGTGGCGAAGGATCCGAGCGCTCCATGGTGCACGACATAGGGATCGGTGATCGGCAGGATAACGCGTGCCTCATCCTTGCCGAGCCATTGGTCCATCAGGTCCTGAACATAGACGACGTCGGGCGAGCCGTCCGGATGATGCTTCGGTTTCATGCCGTGGTCCGCGGTCACGACGATTGCAGCGCCGAGTGCATCGAGTTGGGCAAAATAGGTGTCGAACATGGCGTAGAAGTCGTTCGCCTGTTTCACGCCGGGCGCATATTTGTGCTGCACATAGTCGGTGGTGGTCAGGTACATCACGTCCGGCCGCCATTCCTTGAGAAGCTTGACCCCCGCCGCAAAGACGAATTCCGACAGGTCCGCCGAATAGACCTCCGGCACCGGTCGACCCAGCCATTGCGATGCGTTGTCGATGCCGTGCGCGGCTCTTGTGGTGGTATCCGATTTTTCGGAGGAGAAGCAGATGGCGCGGTCGTCCT
Protein-coding sequences here:
- the phnA gene encoding phosphonoacetate hydrolase; translated protein: MNQMSPVSVEANGRKYPWPRVPAIAICLDGCEPAYLAEAIGAGLMPTLERIMQDGTVRTAFSVIPSFTNPNNMSIATGRPPAVHGICGNYLYNPETGEEVMMNDPKFLRAPTVFKAFHDAGAKVAVVTAKDKLRALLGHGLTFEDDRAICFSSEKSDTTTRAAHGIDNASQWLGRPVPEVYSADLSEFVFAAGVKLLKEWRPDVMYLTTTDYVQHKYAPGVKQANDFYAMFDTYFAQLDALGAAIVVTADHGMKPKHHPDGSPDVVYVQDLMDQWLGKDEARVILPITDPYVVHHGALGSFATAYLPQHADRQAVIDRLRKVEGITLVLSREEGCARFELPPDRVGDVIMISGENKTIGTSENRHDLAALDEPLRSHGGLTEQAVPFIVNRVVPDMPDAPVLRNFDAFFHAVTAAAQS